CCGAAGGAGTGAAGGATGAAGACGAAGTTCGGAAGCGCCGTCCTGCTGACAGCCATCGCCGCCGGAGCGCTCGCCGCGGATGCGACGGCCCAGACGCGCCGGCTGTCGCTCGACCACTACATGGACATGGAGTCGGTCTCGAATCCCCGGATCTCCCCGGACGGGTCGAGGATCATCTACACCCGCGGCTGGGTGGACAAGGTCAACGACCGCCGCGAGTCGTCCCTCTACATGATGAACGCGGACGGCAGCCGGAAGCGGGCGCTCCTCGAGGGCGGCGGGGCGCGCTGGTCCCCCGACGGCACGCGCATCCTGTACACGGCGGCGGGCGAGCCCTCCGGGAGCCAGATCTTCGTGCGCTGGATGGATGAAGAGGGCGCCACCACCCAGGTCACGCGCCTCGAGAACGGCCCCTCCTCGCCCCTCTGGTCGCCCGACGGAGAATGGATCGCCTTCACGAGCCGGGTGAACGACCGCGCGGACTTCGCCGGCGTCGATCTCCCCTCGCGGCCGGATGGAGCGACCTGGACCACGGGGCCGAAGATCGTCGAGCGTGCCGGCTACAAGCGCGACCGCCAGGGGTACGTCGACACCGGCTGGACGCACGTGTTCGTCGTGCCGGCCGACGGAGGCTCCGCCCGCCAGCTCACGACGGGGGACTGGAACCACGGCGGCATCGCCTGGAGCCCGGACGGGAGCGAGATCTACTTCTCCTCCTACCGCGTCCCGGACTGGGACCGGCCCGAGCACTGGCAGGAGTCGGAGATCTACGCGGTCTCCGTCCCCTCGGGCGCGATCCGCCAACTCACCGATCGGCGCGGCCCCGACGCGGGACCCGTGCCCTCGCCGGACGGCCGCCTCATCGCGTACAGCGCCGGGGACGAGCACCGCGACACCTACCGGAACAACCGGATCCACGTCATGAACCGGGACGGGTCCGGCTCGCGGCTCATCTCCGGCGACTATGACCGGCAGTCCGGCGGCTTCCAGTGGGCACCCGACGGGAGCGGCCTCTACTTCAACGTGAACCGGGAAGGGTACCGGCAGCTCCACTTCGTCTCCGTCGACGGCGGCGTCACGCAGCTCACCGAGGGGGCGCATCTCTTCTCCCTCTCCTCCTTCGCGGAGGACGGCACCGCGGTGGGCACGATCTCCACGGACCACGAGCCCGGCGACCTCTATCGGTTCTCCCTCTCGGACCCGGGCGAGGCCACCCGCCTCACGGAGGTCAACGCGGACGTGCTCCACGGCGTGACCCTCGGCGAAGTGGAGGAGGTCTGGTACGAGTCGACGGACGGCTTCCGGGTGCAGGGCTGGATCGTGAAACCGCCCGAATTCGACCCGAACCGCGAGTATCCGCTGATGCTCGCCATCCACGGCGGGCCGCACTCGATGTACAACGGCGGGTTCAACTTCGCCTTCCAGGAGCACGCCTCGAACGACTATGTCGTCCTCTACACGAACCCGCGGGGAAGCACGGGATACGGCACGGAGTTCGCGAACGCCATCAACCACGACTATCCCGGCGCGGACTTTCCCGACCTCATGGGCGGCGTCGACGAAATGCTGCGGCGCGGCTACGTGGACGAGGACAACCTGTTCGTGTACGGGTGCTCGGGCGGCGGCATCCTCACCTCATACATCGTCGGGAACACGGACCGCTTCCGGGCGGCCTCGGCGAACTGCCCGATCGTGAACTGGATGTCGGCGATGGGGACGTCGGACGCCATCGGCTATCTGCGCACCTTCGAGCAGCCCTTCTGGGAGGACCCGGAGGAGTGGATGGACCGGTCGTCGATCTTCTACGTCGGGAACGTGACGACGCCGACGATGCTGATGACGGGGGAGATGGATCTCAGGACGCCCATGGGTCAGACCGAGGAGTTCTACCAGGCGCTTCACTACGAGGGCGTGCCGACGGTCATGGTGCGCTTCCAGGGGGAGTGGCACGGGACGAGTTCGCGCCCGTCGAATTTCCTGCGCACGCAGCTCTACCTGAGGAAGTGGTTCGAACAGTGGGGGACGCACCGGCCGGCCGTGACGACCGAGGAGGACGACGCCGAGGAGGACGCGGGGGACGACGGCTCTTGAGCGTTCCCGGCGGCAACATGCCCGCCGCGGCCCCCGTCACGCCCGTCGGATCGCGGATCGAGGGCGCGTTCGAGGGTCGGGACGAAGCGGCATTCATCCCCTTTCTGTCGAGCGGGTTTCCGCGACCGGCGGACACGCCGCGGCTGCTGGAGCGGCTGGCGGCGGACGGCGCGGACATCATCGAACTCGGGATCCCGTTCAGCGACCCGCTCGCGGACGGGCCCACGATCCAGGCCGCGAGCTGGCGCGCGCTGGAGCAGGGCGTCACGGTCGAGTCCACGCTGGACCAGCTGGCCGGGATCTCGGCCGATCTGCCGCCGGTCGTCGTCTTCTCCTACCTGAATCCGATTCTCCGCATGGGAGTGGAGCATTTCCTGGCGCGCGCGGAGGCCGCGGGGGCGGCGGGACTCCTCGTCACCGACCTGCCCGTGGGCTCGCACCCGGAACTGGAGCGGCGGCTGGCCGCCGGATCGCTCGACCTCATCCCGCTCGCGGCCCCCACCACGCCGCGGGCCCGCCTCGAGACCATCCTGGGCCACGCCTCGGGGTTCCTGTACTACATCTCCCGCCTCGGCG
This portion of the Candidatus Palauibacter australiensis genome encodes:
- a CDS encoding S9 family peptidase → MKTKFGSAVLLTAIAAGALAADATAQTRRLSLDHYMDMESVSNPRISPDGSRIIYTRGWVDKVNDRRESSLYMMNADGSRKRALLEGGGARWSPDGTRILYTAAGEPSGSQIFVRWMDEEGATTQVTRLENGPSSPLWSPDGEWIAFTSRVNDRADFAGVDLPSRPDGATWTTGPKIVERAGYKRDRQGYVDTGWTHVFVVPADGGSARQLTTGDWNHGGIAWSPDGSEIYFSSYRVPDWDRPEHWQESEIYAVSVPSGAIRQLTDRRGPDAGPVPSPDGRLIAYSAGDEHRDTYRNNRIHVMNRDGSGSRLISGDYDRQSGGFQWAPDGSGLYFNVNREGYRQLHFVSVDGGVTQLTEGAHLFSLSSFAEDGTAVGTISTDHEPGDLYRFSLSDPGEATRLTEVNADVLHGVTLGEVEEVWYESTDGFRVQGWIVKPPEFDPNREYPLMLAIHGGPHSMYNGGFNFAFQEHASNDYVVLYTNPRGSTGYGTEFANAINHDYPGADFPDLMGGVDEMLRRGYVDEDNLFVYGCSGGGILTSYIVGNTDRFRAASANCPIVNWMSAMGTSDAIGYLRTFEQPFWEDPEEWMDRSSIFYVGNVTTPTMLMTGEMDLRTPMGQTEEFYQALHYEGVPTVMVRFQGEWHGTSSRPSNFLRTQLYLRKWFEQWGTHRPAVTTEEDDAEEDAGDDGS
- the trpA gene encoding tryptophan synthase subunit alpha, which translates into the protein MSVPGGNMPAAAPVTPVGSRIEGAFEGRDEAAFIPFLSSGFPRPADTPRLLERLAADGADIIELGIPFSDPLADGPTIQAASWRALEQGVTVESTLDQLAGISADLPPVVVFSYLNPILRMGVEHFLARAEAAGAAGLLVTDLPVGSHPELERRLAAGSLDLIPLAAPTTPRARLETILGHASGFLYYISRLGVTGARKALDASLEDQVRSLRKMVRLPVAVGFGISTPEQAAAVAGMADGVVVGSALIAALGRGEAAFAELSAALAAAVHRGA